The Nostoc sp. 'Lobaria pulmonaria (5183) cyanobiont' genome window below encodes:
- a CDS encoding cytochrome P450 — MRQLKSAEEMPGSYGLPILGETLEIFRDLELYLWRRFEQHGSVFKTSVMGYKRAYLIGPDANRLVLVEQAENMSSRIGWYFLESTFGNNILLQDGEEHRLTRRLMYPAFHGKAIAQFSSFHNVDKLQL; from the coding sequence ATGCGGCAGCTAAAATCAGCCGAGGAAATGCCTGGTAGTTATGGCTTGCCCATCTTGGGGGAGACTTTAGAAATATTTAGGGATTTAGAACTGTATCTATGGCGAAGATTCGAGCAGCATGGTTCAGTTTTTAAGACGAGCGTCATGGGATACAAACGTGCTTATTTAATTGGCCCTGACGCTAATCGGCTAGTGCTGGTAGAACAAGCTGAAAATATGTCGTCGCGGATCGGTTGGTATTTCCTAGAATCAACATTTGGCAACAATATTTTATTACAAGACGGGGAAGAACATCGCCTAACTCGTCGCTTAATGTATCCAGCATTTCACGGAAAAGCGATCGCTCAATTCTCCTCATTCCATAATGTGGACAAATTGCAACTATAA
- a CDS encoding putative toxin-antitoxin system toxin component, PIN family: MAIKIVVDTSVFISALISSKGSSRELIRRCLKGEYQPLMGNALFTEYESVIGREEIIAKCPLTSVEISALLASFMSVSQWIYIYYLWRPNLKDEADNHLIELAVAGNAQIIATHNIKDFQNAELLFPNLSILKPEEIIRS; this comes from the coding sequence ATGGCGATTAAAATTGTAGTTGATACCAGCGTTTTTATTAGTGCGCTTATTAGCTCTAAGGGTTCGAGTAGAGAACTCATTCGACGCTGCTTGAAAGGCGAATATCAGCCTTTGATGGGAAACGCTTTATTTACTGAGTATGAGTCAGTTATTGGGCGAGAAGAAATTATCGCCAAATGCCCTTTAACAAGTGTAGAAATTTCTGCTTTACTCGCATCATTTATGAGCGTAAGTCAATGGATTTATATTTACTACTTATGGCGGCCTAATTTAAAAGATGAAGCTGACAACCACTTAATTGAATTAGCGGTTGCTGGTAATGCTCAAATTATTGCCACTCATAATATTAAAGATTTCCAAAATGCTGAATTGTTATTTCCTAACTTATCAATCTTAAAACCCGAAGAAATTATTAGGAGTTAA
- the aroQ gene encoding type II 3-dehydroquinate dehydratase — MVNSAFQPLSILALHGPNLNLLGQREPGIYGSLTLAEINRLLEEEAFKLQAKVFPLQSNHEGILVDTIHGALGQHQGILINAGAYTHTSVALRDAIAAVNLPTVEVHLSNIYRREEFRHHSYIAPVAIGQISGFGVQSYLLGLQALIEHLRVKS, encoded by the coding sequence GTGGTAAATTCGGCGTTTCAGCCCTTAAGTATTCTGGCACTGCATGGGCCAAACTTAAATTTGCTAGGACAGCGAGAACCAGGAATTTATGGTTCCTTGACACTAGCTGAAATTAACCGCCTGTTAGAAGAAGAAGCATTCAAATTACAGGCGAAAGTTTTTCCTTTGCAGTCAAATCATGAAGGAATTTTGGTAGATACTATTCATGGTGCGTTAGGGCAACATCAGGGAATTCTGATTAATGCAGGAGCGTACACCCACACAAGTGTGGCCTTGCGAGATGCGATCGCTGCTGTTAATTTGCCCACAGTGGAAGTACATCTGAGTAATATTTACCGCCGGGAAGAATTTCGCCATCATTCGTACATCGCCCCAGTTGCGATCGGGCAAATAAGTGGTTTTGGCGTTCAAAGTTACTTATTGGGCTTACAAGCTTTGATAGAGCATTTAAGAGTTAAGAGTTAG
- a CDS encoding DUF445 domain-containing protein — MDWSHLWLYVSPPVLGGIIGYFTNDIAIKMLFRPYRAIYIAGRRVPFTPGLIPRNQERLAKNISNTIMGSLLTPQELQNLARRLLQTERVQSAILWLLRLAIEQIKADKNEKSAKIVAGILRDLLGESLPRLLKVLARREDFLEVQINQIFDQILLEFQLSEEQATRLADWLLQVVLPPDLLRQTIVDFLTDRTIQIIDEGFREKTSGTYWVVANLFGLRNTLTRLRTFCLDEKEAANTRLQELTQDLQIRDRIRKLLQNLSLQNLPIGTVRQLRKTTRESVRHYLQNSGSDFLQGLTDSVDWQNIAVVLLNRLSTSPVVSTSLEVMSQELALILEKYLEKDLEAIVAQAIPILSIDEVIVDRVKSTSAADLEAAIEGIVKNELQAIVTLGGVLGFVIGLLQTVFLILSQY, encoded by the coding sequence TTGGACTGGTCTCATCTTTGGCTTTATGTGTCTCCCCCGGTACTGGGTGGAATTATTGGCTATTTCACAAATGATATAGCTATCAAAATGTTGTTCCGTCCTTACCGAGCAATTTATATCGCTGGACGAAGAGTACCCTTCACCCCTGGATTGATCCCCCGCAATCAAGAACGTCTGGCTAAGAACATTTCTAATACAATCATGGGGTCACTATTGACACCACAAGAATTGCAAAATCTGGCGCGGCGTTTGTTGCAAACAGAACGCGTGCAATCAGCAATTCTCTGGTTGTTGCGGTTGGCAATTGAACAAATAAAAGCAGATAAAAACGAGAAAAGTGCCAAAATTGTAGCGGGAATTTTGCGGGATTTACTAGGTGAGTCCTTGCCACGATTGCTTAAGGTTTTAGCACGGCGTGAAGATTTTTTGGAAGTGCAGATCAATCAAATTTTTGACCAGATATTGCTGGAATTTCAACTGAGTGAAGAACAAGCTACGCGGCTTGCTGATTGGTTGTTGCAAGTCGTTTTACCGCCGGATCTTCTCCGCCAAACGATAGTTGATTTTTTGACCGATCGCACCATTCAAATTATCGATGAAGGTTTCCGCGAAAAAACCAGTGGGACTTATTGGGTAGTAGCAAATTTGTTTGGCTTACGTAATACTCTTACACGCCTACGAACTTTTTGTCTGGATGAAAAAGAGGCTGCTAATACTCGCTTGCAGGAATTGACTCAAGATTTGCAGATCCGCGATCGCATTCGGAAATTACTGCAAAATTTATCATTACAAAACTTGCCAATAGGGACAGTGCGTCAACTACGAAAAACCACCCGCGAAAGTGTCCGCCATTACCTGCAAAATAGTGGCAGCGATTTTTTACAAGGATTAACTGATTCTGTTGATTGGCAAAATATTGCTGTAGTGCTGCTGAATCGTCTTAGTACTTCACCCGTTGTAAGTACTTCTTTAGAAGTCATGAGTCAAGAGTTGGCTCTAATTTTAGAGAAGTATTTGGAAAAAGATTTAGAAGCAATTGTGGCACAGGCTATTCCGATTTTGTCGATAGATGAAGTGATAGTTGACCGTGTAAAATCAACTTCAGCGGCTGATTTAGAAGCTGCCATTGAGGGAATTGTGAAAAATGAATTGCAGGCGATTGTGACTTTAGGTGGTGTTTTGGGTTTTGTTATCGGGTTATTGCAGACGGTATTTTTAATATTAAGTCAATATTAA
- a CDS encoding ParB/RepB/Spo0J family partition protein: MTITENSVVKEIPLDQIDIGLSQVRTSDIDQGIQELAASIEKIGLLEPIVVSPKAEERYEVVTGQRRFLAHQYLGHETIRATILAEPVEPEIAKAISLTENMVRQNLSTKDYIDACTELYRKYGSIKKISDTLGLPYYKVSQYVKYEQLIEPLKEKVESGLKLDVALRAQKAATDSSSKEVNKEAAIIYAEEMQKMSGLQQRQIEKVAIQEPSVPPKEVIQRSRRQQQMNLRVVVGDKLYDALNQFTQDEEIDQNNAVITLLEAALSERGYL, encoded by the coding sequence ATGACAATTACTGAGAATAGTGTCGTTAAAGAAATTCCACTTGACCAAATTGACATCGGACTATCTCAAGTTCGTACCAGCGATATTGACCAAGGTATTCAAGAATTAGCAGCCAGTATTGAAAAAATAGGACTCCTTGAGCCAATTGTTGTTTCTCCAAAAGCGGAAGAACGATATGAAGTAGTCACAGGTCAGAGGCGTTTTCTAGCACATCAGTATTTAGGACATGAAACTATACGTGCCACAATCCTTGCTGAACCAGTAGAACCAGAAATTGCAAAAGCGATTTCTCTAACTGAGAATATGGTTCGACAAAATTTGTCAACCAAAGACTACATTGATGCTTGCACAGAGTTATACAGAAAATATGGGTCTATTAAAAAGATTTCAGACACATTAGGACTTCCCTATTATAAGGTAAGTCAGTATGTTAAGTATGAGCAACTGATTGAACCATTAAAAGAAAAAGTTGAAAGCGGTTTAAAACTTGATGTCGCACTTCGGGCGCAAAAAGCAGCAACAGACTCTTCTAGTAAAGAAGTTAACAAGGAAGCTGCTATTATTTATGCCGAAGAAATGCAAAAAATGAGTGGTCTTCAACAACGACAAATTGAAAAAGTTGCGATTCAAGAGCCAAGCGTTCCTCCAAAAGAAGTTATACAAAGGAGTAGGCGGCAGCAGCAAATGAATCTCAGAGTAGTAGTTGGTGACAAACTATATGATGCTTTAAATCAATTTACACAAGATGAGGAGATTGACCAAAATAATGCGGTTATAACTCTCCTTGAAGCAGCGCTTTCTGAACGGGGTTATCTCTAA
- a CDS encoding ADP-ribosylglycohydrolase family protein: MRYSPISRFKGTLLGALLGGSLASDGKVQFESYLDLGRMAVLGIQSLIALGRLDLDDWIERQQEESPHLIATDHISIKVIIATLPVALFFHENPIKLRQNLLRVLKIWEDDPVVRDGTLAVGYAIALALTEKLNPLTLIPQTISFIGETPTSIPKKLLRVQNLLEQGAGLSTTQAEFAKEEKLSNTIAMAFYCFLSTLEDFRLTVLQATHNGNSQVQDATPLRSQATGAITGALSGAYNGTGGIPVNWQVLLLQRNSSAWGLTSFSQMLELTDAFVAVWSGVYNLTLDSWELTEEGCEVAPLSVYAAPRVIRSR, encoded by the coding sequence ATGCGTTACTCTCCTATAAGTCGGTTTAAAGGAACTTTACTCGGAGCATTACTGGGGGGGAGTTTAGCTTCTGATGGTAAAGTACAGTTTGAGAGTTACCTAGATTTAGGGAGAATGGCGGTTCTGGGTATCCAGAGTTTGATTGCCTTGGGTAGATTAGATTTAGATGATTGGATAGAGCGTCAGCAAGAAGAATCTCCTCATTTAATAGCAACTGATCACATCTCGATAAAAGTAATTATTGCCACATTACCTGTAGCACTCTTTTTTCACGAAAATCCAATTAAGCTCCGACAAAACTTGCTGCGTGTGCTGAAAATCTGGGAAGATGACCCAGTAGTCAGGGATGGAACACTAGCAGTAGGATATGCGATCGCTCTTGCCCTAACTGAAAAACTCAACCCTCTAACTCTTATCCCACAAACAATTTCTTTTATCGGAGAAACACCGACATCAATACCAAAAAAATTATTAAGAGTCCAGAATTTATTAGAGCAAGGGGCTGGATTATCAACGACACAAGCTGAGTTTGCTAAGGAAGAAAAACTCAGTAACACTATTGCTATGGCATTCTACTGCTTTTTGAGTACTTTAGAGGACTTTCGCCTTACAGTTTTGCAGGCTACTCACAATGGCAATTCTCAAGTGCAAGATGCTACGCCTCTAAGATCGCAGGCTACAGGTGCAATTACTGGTGCTTTATCGGGAGCATATAACGGTACAGGCGGAATTCCTGTCAATTGGCAAGTCCTGCTCTTGCAGAGGAATTCTTCAGCATGGGGACTAACTAGCTTTTCCCAAATGTTAGAATTGACCGATGCATTTGTAGCGGTATGGTCAGGAGTGTATAATCTTACCTTAGATTCATGGGAGTTAACAGAGGAGGGATGTGAGGTGGCTCCGCTTTCAGTTTACGCAGCTCCTCGCGTTATTCGATCGCGTTAA
- a CDS encoding HD family phosphohydrolase, translating to MKMHKFLQFLNQQLTHWRRQYKTLRRKGKLMRSPKGKIHRRELLRTMLKNVFLFLSKTNEKSKRQKQERALRSKAKSVKTKSSIYAVPLDWAYKQRYSVILAIAVVSLTGITGHKLYNQTQLQVGHPAPQTITAPYTASIEDQKKTEAERKAVSQSSLQVLMLDAQMNQQINENLQQLLDDGNEIRAVAGAFPFFDPVVLSISTQRYLRSCPDLEWQALLAAVENNKNQPKKAIRQTTASSPPSSIAAPNQKRQPHTIPPKSDSQSPEKTEPVDFSQNTDFTQAEAELESFHFKTSEKSLSLLIAQISQTRQRYTQATTKLLQLETVSPAAVYEESLLLDLSDVEWEKTQIGIHQSIERILTQGIPQGLPKNILQDAVSLQLQTFVPESAETLAKNLLLAVLKPNLQKDEEQTRQNAQKAAADVPRAMVKVRHGEVIVKKGEQITAWNFEVLEHYHLIRREIKWQELVKLGGIIAIAIGIFVWVERHIDYELRQRDRLLVLLLTLSVPGVIVIGLPYTTWSALGLLLGSFYGPTLGLTVVGLLWPILGISLDMSKAALLAGVGGGILGSYIAQRLRSREELALLGVAIALTQGGIYLLVKILIGQVFGSTWYIVLQEAGLFALSGLGWSVIALGLSPYLEKVFDLVTPIRLAELANPNRPLLKRLATETPGTFQHTLLVATLAEAAAKKLGCNVELVRAGTLYHDIGKMHDPLGFIENQMGGPNKHDTEIKDPWKSAEIIKKHVTEGLVMARKHLLPTAIQAFIPEHQGTMLIAYFHHQAQQMAHSDPSLTVDDADFRYDGPIPQSRETGIVMLADSCEAALRSLQVSAKSVGEKRSLKDVSSEQALTMLNNILRAKWQDNQLVDSGLKREEMSQIAQIFVDVWQQFHHKRIAYPKLKASSTARNS from the coding sequence ATGAAAATGCATAAATTTTTGCAGTTCTTGAACCAGCAATTGACTCACTGGCGGCGACAGTACAAAACACTACGCCGAAAGGGAAAGTTAATGAGAAGTCCCAAAGGTAAAATCCATAGAAGGGAACTTCTAAGGACTATGCTCAAGAATGTATTCCTGTTTTTATCAAAAACTAATGAGAAAAGCAAACGCCAAAAACAAGAAAGAGCGCTAAGGTCAAAGGCAAAATCGGTTAAAACTAAGAGTAGCATTTATGCAGTCCCTTTAGATTGGGCATATAAACAGCGTTACTCGGTGATTTTGGCGATCGCTGTAGTATCTCTCACAGGTATTACTGGGCATAAATTATACAATCAGACTCAACTCCAAGTCGGACATCCCGCGCCCCAAACGATTACAGCGCCTTACACAGCTAGCATCGAAGATCAGAAAAAAACAGAAGCCGAGCGCAAAGCCGTCAGTCAAAGCTCCTTACAAGTGTTGATGCTTGATGCGCAAATGAACCAGCAAATTAACGAAAATTTGCAACAACTTCTAGATGATGGCAATGAAATTCGCGCCGTTGCTGGAGCTTTTCCTTTTTTTGATCCTGTCGTTTTATCCATCTCTACCCAACGTTACCTGCGCTCTTGTCCTGATTTAGAATGGCAAGCACTACTAGCAGCTGTAGAAAATAATAAAAATCAGCCGAAGAAAGCAATAAGACAAACTACCGCTTCATCCCCTCCATCATCCATCGCTGCACCCAATCAGAAACGCCAGCCGCATACAATACCACCCAAATCTGATTCCCAGAGTCCAGAAAAGACAGAACCAGTTGATTTTTCTCAAAATACTGACTTTACTCAAGCAGAAGCAGAACTAGAATCTTTCCATTTCAAAACTTCTGAGAAAAGCTTGTCCTTGCTGATTGCCCAAATTTCCCAAACACGTCAAAGATATACCCAAGCTACTACTAAGCTTTTACAGTTAGAGACTGTTAGCCCAGCAGCAGTATATGAAGAATCTCTCCTTTTGGATTTATCAGATGTGGAATGGGAAAAAACACAAATAGGAATCCATCAAAGTATAGAGAGGATTCTCACCCAAGGCATTCCACAGGGACTGCCAAAAAACATCTTACAAGATGCGGTGAGTTTACAATTACAGACCTTTGTACCAGAATCCGCTGAAACATTGGCAAAGAATCTGTTGTTAGCTGTACTCAAGCCGAATCTGCAAAAAGATGAAGAACAAACCAGACAAAACGCTCAAAAGGCTGCGGCTGATGTGCCACGTGCGATGGTGAAGGTACGGCATGGTGAGGTGATTGTCAAAAAAGGAGAGCAGATTACTGCATGGAACTTTGAGGTACTGGAGCATTATCACCTGATTCGCCGGGAGATAAAGTGGCAGGAGTTGGTAAAGTTAGGAGGCATTATTGCGATCGCTATTGGCATTTTTGTCTGGGTAGAACGCCATATTGATTATGAATTGCGACAACGCGATCGCCTATTAGTGTTATTGCTAACTCTGAGTGTGCCAGGAGTAATCGTAATCGGATTGCCCTATACCACCTGGAGCGCCCTTGGTTTATTGTTGGGAAGCTTTTACGGCCCGACTTTGGGGTTGACAGTTGTCGGCCTGCTGTGGCCGATATTAGGCATTAGCTTGGATATGAGCAAGGCTGCGCTTTTAGCTGGTGTAGGAGGAGGAATATTAGGTAGTTACATTGCCCAACGATTGCGATCGCGTGAAGAGTTGGCATTACTAGGCGTTGCGATCGCCTTAACTCAGGGTGGCATTTACCTTCTAGTTAAAATCTTAATTGGTCAAGTATTTGGTTCAACCTGGTATATTGTCTTGCAAGAAGCGGGATTATTTGCTTTATCCGGCTTAGGCTGGAGTGTTATCGCCTTGGGTTTGAGTCCTTATCTAGAAAAAGTTTTTGATTTAGTTACCCCAATTCGCCTAGCAGAACTGGCGAACCCTAACCGCCCTTTATTAAAACGACTCGCTACTGAAACTCCGGGAACTTTTCAACATACGCTGCTTGTAGCCACTCTTGCTGAAGCTGCTGCCAAAAAATTAGGATGCAATGTTGAACTAGTCAGGGCTGGAACATTATATCACGATATTGGCAAAATGCACGACCCTCTTGGCTTTATTGAAAATCAAATGGGCGGGCCGAATAAACACGATACAGAGATTAAAGATCCTTGGAAGAGTGCAGAAATTATCAAAAAGCACGTAACTGAAGGGTTGGTAATGGCGCGTAAACACCTTTTACCTACGGCGATTCAAGCTTTTATTCCAGAACATCAGGGAACGATGCTGATTGCTTATTTCCATCACCAAGCCCAGCAAATGGCTCACTCAGATCCAAGTTTAACTGTAGACGACGCAGATTTTCGCTACGATGGGCCAATTCCCCAATCACGAGAAACCGGAATTGTCATGTTAGCAGATTCCTGTGAAGCAGCGCTGCGATCGCTGCAAGTATCAGCTAAATCTGTGGGAGAGAAGCGATCGCTTAAAGATGTTTCCAGCGAACAAGCTTTAACAATGCTAAATAATATTCTACGTGCCAAATGGCAAGACAATCAACTCGTAGATTCAGGACTAAAACGGGAAGAAATGTCACAAATTGCCCAGATATTTGTGGATGTTTGGCAGCAATTTCATCACAAACGGATTGCTTATCCAAAGTTGAAGGCTAGTAGCACTGCGCGGAATTCGTAA
- a CDS encoding toxin-antitoxin system HicB family antitoxin encodes MATLTIRLPDEKHNRLKELAQAKGISVNKLIEELSTIALAEFDANTRFKAMAVTGNPEEGLRILAKLDALTA; translated from the coding sequence ATGGCGACTTTAACTATTCGTTTACCAGACGAAAAACACAACAGATTAAAAGAACTTGCTCAAGCTAAAGGCATAAGTGTAAATAAGCTGATTGAAGAACTTTCCACCATAGCTTTAGCAGAATTTGATGCCAATACCAGATTTAAAGCAATGGCTGTAACTGGGAATCCAGAAGAAGGTTTAAGAATACTGGCTAAACTTGATGCTCTGACGGCATAG